DNA sequence from the Sceloporus undulatus isolate JIND9_A2432 ecotype Alabama chromosome 4, SceUnd_v1.1, whole genome shotgun sequence genome:
aacatttcacagatgaaaaccaggatgcatTTGGCCTCAACATccgagtgtggtcaagatgataaaagatattaaaaaggaagaaaatacaagctaggagaggcttgcagcagtttgcttttgcttgagccaacTGAGATGGGCAAGAttatgtctcctcctctccctttcccactgctgagttaatggagtgtaaaccacttttgcactttgaactcagtttgcagctatTGGTGTAAGATGCAGAGAAAGGGGcagagtgggaggagaagagagaaactgggacattttaaaagcagttgagaaagtgggatgatagaggattaattgggactgtctctgctaaattgggacagttggaggatatggaaaTCTAGAGGTGTGAAGGGCCACAGAAACAGCACTGGGAGACCCATACTTTCCCATCTCTGAAGGTGTTTTaggcatattttaaaaaggaacgtGCAGTTTAGCTCCCTAGTAACACTGCTACTGAAAGTATGCAAAACGTAAACCAGAAAGTCAAACAGGAACAATAAGAAAAGTACCTAAGGAAATCTCCTTTGGATGGATACAACTTCAGGAtgatcctctctctttttctaaagTTAAATTTTATGCTTTGTCCCTTTATACTCCTGCATAACAACTACCCCTGTGCATCATATTAGACAGAACCTCTATTAAGAAACTAAAGGTCATATGTACAATACATACCCTCCCACTGACCCATTTTGGCAGGGAGAATTCCAAATAATCCCGTTACCCcatttttttagctgctttaaaaccatcccagtttctgtctccacctcccactttcctcctctgttctcagtttacttccattaccgcaaactgagttcaaagtgcaaaagtaatttgctctcaattaactcagtgagattagagaaaaggtggaatcttgccctttcctggAGGttcgggcaaaagcaaacagctgcaacctttcctagcttgtgtattcctccccattcatatttttttgtcatcttgaccacattctgatgttgctcggCTAAATGTGTCCTGGATGAGATCTGTGATATGTAAGAGATATGCTCTTTGTCTTCATTTGAGAGAGACAAAGTAATGGAGGAGCCATGAAAGCAAATGTGGGAATAAGTGGTTGGAGGGATGGGTAAGAACAAGAGGAAAACAAGACTGCTCACATCTTGTTGGAGTTTGAAAACAAGGAAGTTTCCATTTGAATATCATGCCTCAGTTCCTTGTCTTTATTTCATATGTGAATATCTAAATTGTCTCCCCTTTTCCAGCTGACTTGACGCACCAGGAAATGTTCAAGAATGAAATCGAGGCAATGAAGAAACTGAGGCACAAACACATTCTCTCACTATATGCCATCTCTTCCCTCGGGGACCCTGTGTACATCATCACAGAGATCATGAGCAAAGGGAACCTACTGGAATTCCTCCGAGGTGAGGCATTTTGCTGACTTTTCTCATTCACTGGTGGTAGCACTGTCTTTTATTCCCTATATCTGAAAGTTCTTGCATTTGTGTTTTTGAATATGATCACACATTTATATGTAGTCCGATGCTGCTACATTCGTCACGACAAAAAAGaatgaggccttcaggggagggACTTCATCACACAAGACTGGTAAATCACAATTACAGCAGTATAATGGCCTCTTTGGCTGGTATTTATCATGTCTCTCctattgctgctttgcatttcagttGTTTGTGgagtgcaccttttcactgataGGAAAACCTTGTCAATGGCTCCCAATATCACTTCCTCTGGTGCAGTAATAAGTCCTTCTTGCTGTAGTCCTGATATTTTGGCAGTCATTTGGTGTGAGTGGGTATGATTCTCCCCCTGCCCTCCTCACTACTTCCAAGCAGATTGAGGTTGCTTTTActtagttttcctttgcttttctaagtctttattttttaaaaaaaatatatatatttcatcaTCTGGCAATCATAGCAAAATGAATATGTAAATAAATCAAAAGGTACTGGATACATGCACTGGATAGGATTGTACACAGAAAGGAAGGTGAGGTTAGTGAAGAGGTGCAGAAAAGTGAGTGCaggaccatggatcaccaaagcagcaGAATAGTACACTTACAGAGAAGCGTAATAGTGATTGTTTTCAAGCCAGTATTTTTCTGTTTGCTTCAATGACATGATTGATGCAAGACAACTGGCTGGTGCGATAAAGTCCTCAGAGATATTTTTAGGAAGCGTGTGAGAGTGgtccttcttggtagctgctcttAAATTGTTGAACTCTGTCCCACAGGAAAGTTGGGAGGCATTCTTCCTGTTTTTGAATAACTGGATTTGAATCAATCAGTTTGTGTTCTAGCTTTTGGAGGAGCTTAAAACAAGCCTGTCCCATCTTTCATCTGACTGTCTGGCTGATACAAAACATTCAGAAGAACCCTGTGTAGCAAGAGATGGACATCTAAGAAAGTCCTCCTGTGCTTCTTTCTAGGTCCCAAAGGAGAGTGGCTGCAAAAAGTAGAGTTGGTGGATTTGGCATCTCAAGTGGCAGAGGGGATGTGCTACCTAGAGTCCCAGAATTTTATCCACCGGGATCTGGCTGCCAGAAACATTTTGGTGGGAGAAAACAACATCTGCAAAGTGGGAGATTTTGGAATGGCCAGGCTTATCAAGGTATATTTGCAGTCTAGCatgggatttgtgtgtgtgtgtaggacgGGAGTCAGTATAAAATAGCCTGGATAAAATCAATTAAGccaaaaggcttttttaaaaagctaagtGCTAAGTTTATTTGCATGTTAGTGACAATCAGAATTCCAGGGTGAGAGAATTCCACAAATCGGGTTCcatcacagaaaataataataataataataataataataatgaggaggaggaggaggaggaggaggaggaggaagaagaagaagaagaagaagaagaagaagaagaagaagactgtcCAGGGAAGaacaatacagtggtccctccacattcgtggGGATTAGGGGCCGAGGACCGCTGTGAAtgcagaaaaaacacatttttttaaaaaaaacctatttttacctaagagagcacccctctaggaatttccaggtcctccagtgcaactctatggtcaacatatgCTAGAagattatcatagaatcatggtggaggacctacaaatgcctagagaagtgttgtctctaggactgtctaggttctccagcacaactctatggtcaacttcctgcAGAATTGTGCTCGGAGGACTTGCAGAGCtacatgtggagggccaactctaaGTGTGGTCATTCTAGCCTCCCTGGGTGGGAGTTCAGAGGCGAAGGTCAACCCACTAAACAAGGTCCTCTCATACCTCCCAACAAGCCATGTGTGTTAGCCGGCTTGGTCCCACTTGGAGAAAGCGTGggattgggatatatatatattatatattgtgaACTGAGAGAAATCCTTCTGAAAATCTCTGGTTTGTCGGCAGGCTGACCTTGGGAAATATGGAATTTCACTGTACTTAAAAAACTTACATACAACACCATATAGTACCATTGGTTCTTCTCTTTTTTACGACATCTATCTCTCTTACTCCAGCAACGTTCCCTACAAATGGACAGCACCAGAGGCACTTTCCCATGGACGCTATTCCATCAAATCTGATGTTTGGTCCTTTGGAATTCTCCTCTATGAAATCATGACCCTTGGGCAAAATCCATACCCAGGTACAAAGACACAAACCTTGTGGTTCATATGGTTTTACTTGGGGGGAATTATCAGATTTTGAAAGAGATCAATCAACCAAAAAAGGATCACTGATACAGTGGCATTTCGTTTGTCATCTTTTATTATTAACCATACACTTTTTACCTTCTTTGTAAGGTATGACCAACAGTGAAGTTTTCAAGCATGTCcaaactggcttcaagatgcACTGCCCTCCAAAGTGTTCTCCCACAATCTATGGCATCATGTGTAAATGCTGGAAACTTAATCCAAATGAACGGCCAGACTTCAAGAATCTCAAAGGGGAGCTTCAGAGTATCACCAACTATGAGAATCCAGAATGAAAGCGACCCCTCTTCATTTTAATATTTCACAACAACTTTGGTATGGAAAGGAAATCACCAGCATCTCTGAAATTCACAAACATCTAATGGATATGTGAGCAAGACTCCATGTGATAGTGGCATAGAATGGCCTTTGATAACAGAAATGGGATATTAATGTCACTTTGTCAACTTTGTACTACACATTGTAATCCAAGGAGTACATCTGTAATTGGCACTCACAAAAGATGCATGGACGTCCACCTGGATATAGAAATCATCATGCACAATCATGCACAAGGAAGGTAAACTCATGCACAAGGGGACAACTATATGTTTTTCTGTACCTGTGACTGGATTTGAAAAAAGTAAGTGAAACAGAAAATAGAGAAGTCCAGTAAAAAATGAAGGCTGTATTCTGAAGAAAAGGTTCAGTGGATTCTTGTATTTCCTGCAGTATTGTCTGATGGTGCAATACTCAATCTGCAATATTGTAATTCAGATTTGCACTTTTTCTACGGTGGTTTTAGAATTGCATGGGGCCATGCTCAAAGAGGAGACTTTGGATACTATGTGTGTCTGCAGCAACTACAAAAGTGAAGAACCTCGATTGATGAGGATGTAGTCCTTTAGCGATGCAGTCGTTTAGAGAAATATGTGCTAACCAAATCTTTCACAACAAATGGCTACATTTCTGGGGACTATTAAAAACAGCTCCATGCTGCCTAGTATGCTGTATAAATCATTCACAGGTTGTGTTTATTGAAAATATGTTATGGGTAGGTGGGGGACAGTTTTCTTTACCTCACTTGTGAAGGAAGGTCAAATAAATACTGTAACACCGTCGGTTAATTTATTGTATTAAAAGATTAATTCAATttgtccctttttatttttaaataacccACACAGTTTCTTATTTCATCCTATAAGTGGGCTGTAGAAACCAACAAAGATTTGCAGATTTGTGCTGGCCTGTTTTCTTATAACATAGtcagtggtgtagtagtttgagtgttggactaggacactggaagacaggattcaaatcccagctcagccatggaaactcactgggtgaccttgggcaagtcgcactctctcagcctcagagaatggcaatggcaagccccctctgatgaaatttgccaagaaaccctatgataggtttgccttagaggcactcaacaacaacaacaaatgttttcttAAGGCAGAACACATGTCATCCAAGGCATGAAGTGTTATCGTTAATTAGCAAATGGATATAAAAAACTAAAGTACAGTATGTGCTTTCATGTGGTctattgatttatggtgaacagatgaatttcatagggttttcttaggcagggattATTCAGaagtgctttgccattgcctgcctttGAAtctagtctacagcacctggtattccttgaccGAAATACTTTCATTACGTCAtttcaaatgctgttttctagAGTTTGGAGGATGTATCAGGTTGGGAGAGGGGACCCTAAAACAGTTCCGAAGGGCtaaatttaccaaaaaaaaaaatgaatgggttttttcccccagattttttttttcctagcagagaagggaaggaggggaaggagaaggaagtcaGAGGTTTGGGGATCCTATCAATCTCAAAAGAACCCCCAAAGCATTGCAAAGTTTTCATTCTTGATTTAAATCTCATTGGTAGTCCTTTCTGGAATagatttaccaagttcccattgatccAGTGGGAAGTAACAACTATATTTATTTGGTGGACTCTATGCAACTGAGTGGCCTATAATATTCTGAAGGCACCAAACCCTGTGTATCCTGGAAGGTAAGCAAGGTCAgcgctggttagtacttggataggagacttcCAAAGAATAgtaggtgctgcaggctatatttcagaggaaggaactggtaaaaactactgagtattccttgcctaagaaaattctattaAATTAGTGACATCACCATAAACCAACAGGTGACTTCAAAGCACATACACCAACAACGGAAATTACCATTTTCAAGCACTATGAAGAACAGCTTTGGGAGTTGGGTAAGAGAAGACCAAGAGGTGAAATgattgccattttttaaatatctgaagaatttggagcaagcttgttttctgatgctccagagactaggacacaagcCAGTGGATTCTGGAAGTTCCAGTGCAGCACTAGCTTGGAAAAAGCTGCTCCAGGGTTACcatgttttaaaggaaaaaatacGACACATTTACCAACTACTTCAAACCACTGATTGCCATGATGACTCTCACTTGAAATATCTCtgctatgggccaaaacagaccagcaaaaaatgcCAGCTTTGGGCTGACATGGTGTACACACAGCACACATGCTGATGCCATGCTACCTCAATGACCACACAGCAGATGGCGTCGCAGTGTTTCTGAGGCATATGTGCCGCACCtcagaaatgctgaaaagcacGGCAGAAAAGGCATCTTTTTTCTACCTCCAAAAGGAGCGgtattttactatttctttttgggccagaaaattTCCGGATTAGGgatgtggcatgcagttgctagGCCCGATCTGGTGCTCAAGGGGTGATGTAGAGCTGCCCTCTTTAACAGACATCTGTTTGGCCCAATATTTGTTATTGTAACCACCCTCAAGCTGACTTTGACCCAtgacaactctgtggatgaggcaGCGCCAAGCCTCCTGTCCTCCATGCTTGGTTCCAGTAAACTCATATCGGTGATCTCCTTATAGAGTCATCCATCTATCATGTggcctcctctctcttcttcttccctcacctttcccagcattactgtttttttttcccagtgagtcGGACTTCTCATTGATATGTTCAAGAGTAGAGAAGGCCTTCATTTTTGTCATTTGTTGCTTCCTGGGGAGCCCTGGCTTGGTCTGACTCTAGGACCTGTTGAATTTGTTTTTTTAGAGCCATCCAAGGGATCTAAGCACTCTCATCctgcactacatctcaaattgaaatgaattttctttcttttttcttttttttttttttttttttaaactgtccagCTCTATACAATCCATGTATTGGTACGGTTTGGAACAGTGAATAcaaatggcttgtatgattctaacttttgttatctcagttgtatatctttacattttaacaGTTGTTTCTAAT
Encoded proteins:
- the PTK6 gene encoding protein-tyrosine kinase 6, with translation MTSKPVPPLRTRNRLYTSLWDFNGMTETELSFRAGDLFQVIEKKGEWWWAKKLDATGKNFQEGYVPSNYLAKQETMEAEPWFFGQISRSETVHRLMSEENKTGAFLIRISEKKGAEYVLSVRDDSLVRHYKILRNTQGNFYMNATRSFPDLPSLIEHYRGKGLTHGLKLLIPCYKQEPKSMPHWDDWERPKEEFSLIRKVGAGYFGEVYEGYWKNKVKVAIKVLPRADLTHQEMFKNEIEAMKKLRHKHILSLYAISSLGDPVYIITEIMSKGNLLEFLRGPKGEWLQKVELVDLASQVAEGMCYLESQNFIHRDLAARNILVGENNICKVGDFGMARLIKDDIYLSYSSNVPYKWTAPEALSHGRYSIKSDVWSFGILLYEIMTLGQNPYPGMTNSEVFKHVQTGFKMHCPPKCSPTIYGIMCKCWKLNPNERPDFKNLKGELQSITNYENPE